The Nomia melanderi isolate GNS246 chromosome 6, iyNomMela1, whole genome shotgun sequence genomic sequence GTCCACCCATGAGAGGCATGAGTCCGTTGACCTCGATAGGCGGAATGAGTCCTATGATGCCTCATAACATGGGTAGTATGAGTCCAATGGGAAATTCGCCCATGACGAATCATATGAACCACATGGGTGCTATGTCTCCTATGAATCACGCGCCGATAGGTGGCATGAGTCCGATGAACAATATGGGCCCCAATATGCCGCCTGGTTCGATGAACACTATGAATAATCATATGAATATGAGTCACATGGGCAATTCTCAGCTCAGTGGTCCACCTATGGGTAGTCCGATGAATAATATGAGCAGTGGACCAATGGGTAGCCCGATGAATAACATGGGACACAGTATGGGTAGTCCCATGGGCGGCCCGTTAGGATCTCCTATGAATACTATGGGAGGTTCCAATCATATGCCTAATGGACCGATGAATATGAACAATATTAATAGTCATATACCACCGAACAGCCCGTTAAATGGGCCCTCTATGAACAACGTGAACAGTCCGTTGGGGCACAATGGATCTCAACCTCATCCAAATCACATGGGCAACAACCTTAATAATTTAGGAAGGCCCATGAACGGACCTATGACTACTATGAGTTCTATGGTTACTAATAACATGAACATGAGCGGTCCGAATCAAATAAACAACATGAACATGGGAGGACCACCGATGAATAACATGTCCAATATGAGTATCAGTCATCACAATCAAATGAGTCACATGGCTGGACCAATGGGCACCATGTCCAGTACTATGGGTGGCGGTCCACCGATAGGTCATCCTATTAATATGGGAGGTTCCATGCCGCCCCATGGATTTCAAGGCCCACCAGGGATGGGACCAAAACCAATGCCGGTTTCTGCAGGAAAGGTACAGTTGGATCTGTTACCGATACTCTCGTCGACTTGTACCGGTGAACGCTCCACTCGGTAAATAACTTGACGCCAATTGAattctattacagatatatCCTCCAGATCAACCAATGGTGTTTAACCCACAGAATCCTAACGCTCCGCCTATTTATCCTTGCGGAGTGTGTCATAAAGAAGTGCACGACAACGATCAAGCGATTCTTTGTGAATCTGGTTGTAATTTTTGGTTTCACAGGTATCCTCGTGAATACATTGTCTCAGACACAATAGTCGAGCAATCGGCTACGCAGTTATGGTATGTGAAATGAACATTTGTTTCAGGGGATGCACGGGATTATCGGAAACCGCCTATCAATTACTAACGGCGGAAGTTTACGCGGAATGGGTGTGTGATAAGTGTTTGCAGTCGAAGAACATACCTTTGGTTAAATTTAAACCATAACACTTCTTGACACGTCGTATATGCGACGCACGAGTGACTCTTTGTTAGCGTTTACACCTTGTACACGCACATATACGCGTGCGGTTGCACACACGTATACACATGCGATATACACTAGTGCACGGGCGAAATCGTGCATATAATATAAACATGCGCTGTTTGTTAATATCTTAGCTTTAACTTGTTGAAATATTAGGGTATCATTATGAGTGGTATCGACGATCGAAATGGCAGGAGCAACGTacgtttgaaagtttaaagaaattttgaGTCTGTTCATGACAAGTGGATTCGTCCgaatcaaaaatttatttataacacgGAGAATTCGAGAATTTCTAGACGGTTAATTTGTTTTCTGTTATCGTTAGAACATGAAACATATTAAAGAAACAAGTCCAGGAGGCATGCACGTTTTTTAAAGAAAGCtgtgaaaaagaaaacgaacaaaaaGAGCAAACAAGGAGAGCgttcgaaaaaagaaaaaaaaaagtataaaaacgtCGAAGAACCCCGTTCGATTTCACACTGTTAATTGcatttaattcgaaattaaaagataatcaatatgtataaaataaaggaaatttctATGTGATTGGCGACGAATGATGCTAGAAGTGCTCATCACTGATAGGTCAAAGGTAAATGTTTTCctcgtttcgtttcaatttcgaGAAACGTTTCCGTTCGGTCGGACCTAACGTCAACCACAGAAACGAATAACGTACATGATTCGAGAAATATCGCTGTTCGTCGTCAGGCTCGTCGCGTCGAGTAGGGAGACCCAAAAGAACTAAACGGTACTTTCGGAAAGGACAAAaacaaaaagaaggaaaaaaagtaaagaaaagaaaagaaaagaaaacacggAAACGCGAATGCACATTTACTTAGCTACTTAAGGACAATGTAAATCATTCTCGTAACAcgatatttcattgtaaatgtTCGTATCTACCATGGAGAGTATCGAGACGTCGAAGAAATCCTGAATCCACTTTTTcgcataattaaattatcaccGAACCGTCTTGGGTCTCGAAAAAAACGCGTTTGAGTAGAATCGATCGGAAAACGAGCCATCGCCGTGTACGACGGTCCACCCTCAAACGTTGTTCTTTTTTTGTTCCCAAAGGTATTCCATATGAAAGTGCTGCAAtccttgtatttttatatttcaagtaTTTCCGTATAAACCATGGTCAGTTATATACTTTCGAGATATGTTATAGTGTTATAGTTTAGAGTATATCCAGACTGTACATAGAAGTTTTACTACGCGCGGTatgtataaaaagatatttctaTCCGTTTGCGAGGACCTGTCGAGGCGTGTTCGTATAGCTAGGGGAAAGACGGTggacaaaaaaaagaagaaaggaatttCTGTTCCACCGGTATGATGATCGTATATTCTTTCTTGCCATGGTTTATGCTGTCAATTGATTCGACGCGTACGAGTAGCGAGTTTTTAACTTTGCGTGCGGATTCTCCGTGTCTTCTAGAGAGAGGCAACAGCAGGAATTCGTTCGATCGATTCTTTGTTTGAAACGCATGAATGAAAAGTCTCGCGGACAAACTGTCGGTAAGCAGAAAGAACGGAACAGTTGGGAACACTTTGAAATCTCAATGTGAACCGAATCGATTAAGTAAGAATCGAAAAAAGGTACAGCTCCGACTACGCGTTAAGCAGGTCCGCCTTTTCTCGAGAAAATGTTTTTAGCCACCCGACTGTGTAACGGACTCGTGCTCGCGCGAGTCAAGCTCAAGATACTACGTCAATGTACCGAATGGAGTGGTGTGTCGTATTTAGTTACGGTTGCGAAATTTCTATGCGCGTACAAACGAACGTGctacacgtacacacacacacacacacacacacatacgcgCGTACACATACACGTACATACGTTATATCGCATACACGCCCTTTTTCATCGAGTTTAAATTTAATCGTCGCATCGGCCAGATGCTCGGTGTCAGTAACGTAGAGCTAATTTCGCGAAAGAACTGAGTATTATCGacgtgaaaaaaaaaaacgattaaCGCGAATAGAACAGGAGGAGGGGAGGAGAAGATTGAATTCCGTCGGCAGCTAGCGCAAAATTAAACGAGTCCAcggattgtatagttttttatatacatatatacatatgtatgaaaTATAGCCAGTTATCATTTTACTACTTGACGCGTGTATTTTAAACGGGCGAATAATTTCGTATAAAGTTTGAGTGTAATTCCGGGGTAACCGACGCGCGCGCGATCCTGTTTTGCCCGCCGCGGAACCAGAGGAGACGCGCTCCAGTTATTCCCGTGGTCCTTCGCTCGGCGTTTCTCTCTGTGTAATCCACGCTTTTCAGCTTATTTTACTGTAATCCTTTTTAACGAATATTACACGCGCGTAACATAAACAGAGGATCCTAGAACTACATAATGCTCATACTAGTATTACAACGAATAGAGAGAATACCATCTCCGCGTATACGACCGTTCTATAATTTCGTCCTGTGTCGCGCGGCGGGGGTTGGCTCACGCTGGAAATCGTTGACGTTACTTTCTTTCCGCCGCGTCCTCTGTCGCGGTCGATTCCGTGCGCGAGATCCCAAGGGATGAAATCCCGAGAAGACGAGACCGTTCGAACAGACGCGAGGATCGAGAGAAACGAAAGCGCTCCAGTCGAGAATAATCGTTTTAACCACCTATTTTTCCACGATCGCCGCGTGGCCGGCGACAAACTTGTTTAGCCCGTTGCGTTCAACCCTTTGGCTCCGGCAGAACGTTACGTCGGCGTATCGCTGACAAAGTCTATTCCATTGAGACCATCGAACGAAAGCGATCTAAAATAATCGGATTTATACGATATACGAGCAACGCAGCCAAGGGGTTGACGGTAGCTCTCTCGATACCTGTACGATATCGTTCGAAGCGAACGCGTTCTCGCGCTCGTCTCGCCTGTACAGTTTTCAGttgaacgttctcggacctccggTTCTGCTGTTTCCCTCGGAAAACGTTTGTACCGTTACTGCGAAACTATCACGACTACTAACGATTCTCGTTTCTGTACATAAACAAGCCTTTCCTGTATCTTcggaagaaaaaacaaaaactcGACGCGCGAGAACCACGCGTAACGATGAACGCAGCCTGTAAATACCCTCTGTATCGCGTTCGCGACTCGTCGACGAATCGTCGACGAATCGTTGACAGGTGCGAGCTGTATACGCGTCGAGTTGTTCCTCGTTCTTCGACTGTATACGTGTGATCGCTAACGACGACGGAAATGGGCTCGGCGAATCGAGTAGACGACGTTGAATGCGCGCCACCGTTTGGCTCCCTTTTCCATCTCGACCTCTCAGGAAGCGCCTCTTCCTCCCCGGACAACCGTCGACGTTCGCGCGCCAACCGATAAATCGGTTACGAATCGCGCGATTTCGTTGCGTCGCTTTCTCGCCTATCATCATTGCTGTCACACGATTCTTATCATTACTTTGTACGACATCGATGTTCGTTACCGCCAATCAACTTATATTCATTGTTAATTTTAACGCTTCAGGTGATTGTACGAGCGTTCGATAAACGCGTCGCCGTTACACGATCGTTGATCTTCGATGCGCGGTCGTTTCCTACCCTCGGAGACGGCGATTTAACCGAATCAAAAGATTagcgggggaaaaaaaagaaatggaaaccCTTAGAAGGGAGGAGCACTCGCGTTCGCGCGTGTTCCAAGAAAATACGGGCACGTTTTCATCGATAAACGAAAAATGGAGATATACAGAAATTATTGTtcatagattattttttatcgtGTGAATactggtatatatatatatacacatatatatatgtcagcaataaaacaaaattgttatGAATATTACAGATCGGCTTGCGTATCTATGAACTAGTTCGGTACGCGGTCCATGCGTGCGGAATTATTCTCGTTTTCCTGCGGCGTGTACATGTTCACTcattgtacatatttatatggCACTTGAAATAACAAATCCATACCATGTTGGTTTTTACATCGTCTTGTGTCTAGCGTCGTCCTCTGAAACATCATCCGCCCGATCGAACGTGTACTTTCGGATAATTATATAATGAGACGTCTGAAACTCGACGACCTCATTATATCGTTACTTCCGAGTATACAACGCTCTCTCCCGTTCCGTTTTCCAGCGCGAGAAACCCGAATATTCGTCCCTCGAAAGGTTACTCGCGAAAGTTACTCAACGCGCCGGAGTGTTTGAACATTTATTACTCGCAGGAGCATTCGTGTAACGAAAACGCGATTGGTACACAAAGAGAGACTGCAGCCTGACGAATCCGGTGTGGTCGTCGAAACGAAGCCTTCGTCGCGGTTGATTTCCTCGATCCGAATTCGGCCAAGATCGCTAGAGCTTCGACGAATTCAGCAACTTCCGTTTCTCGAGCGTGTGAAGGCGCACGACGTTCGACAAAGTGCGAGCCACGTGAGCCTTCGTGATTCGGCCACTTGGCCCATTCGAATTGAATTCGTCCAGCCAAAACGCTCGCGGTATGTTCGGTCGAACGTGAACCGGCGCCTCGTTGCAAGTCACTTGAAAATCTGCAACACGTCGGAACCTCTGGTTAAACCTCGCTCTTTGAAAGTCAAACtaacgaaaggaaagaaaagaaacgagcgGTCTCAACACCATTTATGCGCGATCGCTTTTCCCGTGTTCGTGATCGTAGCGTCATCCGCCGGTGCCCTACCCTGtggaaacaaaggaaaacatCGGATGTTTAGTTTCGGTCGGAGATAAGTCGCGAGGAATCGTACTGTCGGTGGAACGAACATAGCATCGATATCAGCAATCAGATCCGAACGTCTCGTAAACGAAGCGAGAACGCGTTAGCGAGTTAAGAATCGACGGTGAAACCGTAATCTTGCGATACTCGACGCTCAACGGACTATATTCGTTC encodes the following:
- the pygo gene encoding pygopus family PHD finger; this translates as MSHNIAGMPPFARMPLGGMGMGVNMGPSAPHPESSAHPHPPPPPPAGANPKKKRRTNANVAQPPPQQPPSVQDLLPPPLTGYGDTIVASNPFDDTPPQTTQTPMMHGGPPHMHPHHPHHMAGPPMRGMSPLTSIGGMSPMMPHNMGSMSPMGNSPMTNHMNHMGAMSPMNHAPIGGMSPMNNMGPNMPPGSMNTMNNHMNMSHMGNSQLSGPPMGSPMNNMSSGPMGSPMNNMGHSMGSPMGGPLGSPMNTMGGSNHMPNGPMNMNNINSHIPPNSPLNGPSMNNVNSPLGHNGSQPHPNHMGNNLNNLGRPMNGPMTTMSSMVTNNMNMSGPNQINNMNMGGPPMNNMSNMSISHHNQMSHMAGPMGTMSSTMGGGPPIGHPINMGGSMPPHGFQGPPGMGPKPMPVSAGKIYPPDQPMVFNPQNPNAPPIYPCGVCHKEVHDNDQAILCESGCNFWFHRGCTGLSETAYQLLTAEVYAEWVCDKCLQSKNIPLVKFKP